A single Gambusia affinis linkage group LG20, SWU_Gaff_1.0, whole genome shotgun sequence DNA region contains:
- the LOC122823667 gene encoding uncharacterized protein LOC122823667 isoform X3, whose product MTEMMKVEADEPGGFSSDPHIPAASTSEPEEETQDSKDLMFPLHQMLVVKAEVPRDWNSSLDQQDPERPHIKEEEEEQCISHKEMHLTVKSEDEEKTELSERHQIKTEDRRSAEQLETQPEPDWNPDLTNQRVTY is encoded by the exons ATGACTGAGATGATGAAGGTTGAAGCTGATGAACCTGGAGGGTTCAGCTCGGATCCCCACATACCTGCAGCATCCACATCAGAACCGGAGGAGGAAACACAAGACAGCAAAGATCTGA TGTTTCCACTCCATCAGATGTTGGTGGTCAAAGCAGAAGTTCCCCGTGACTGGAACTCCAGTTTGGACCAGCAGGACCCAGAGCGCCCCCAcataaaggaggaagaggaggaacaaTGCATCAGTCATAAGGAAATGCATCTTACTGTGAAGAGCGAAGATGAAGAGAAAACGGAGTTGTCAGAGCGTCATCAGATCAAGACTGAAGACAGGAGGTCAGCTGAACAGCTGGAAACACAACCAGAACCTGATTGGAACCCAGATCTA ACAAACCAACGT
- the LOC122823668 gene encoding gastrula zinc finger protein XlCGF57.1-like — translation MMKVEADEPGGFSLEPPRPATSTSELEEKTQDNKDLIPGILEIKEEFPNNMNSSLDQQNPELSLIKEEVEEEQRISQEEELLNVKIEDEEKPQLSELHQIQTEDDLETEVPTSSSPEPVAENFRRPEPDRDPEPACPSQQSNMADGEKSFGCNLCGKRFRRKHSVKLHMMTHTGKREHSCDLCGKGFVEKRSLQTHMNVHTGEKPFACDVCCKSFKSKPNLRVHVRIHMNKKPYTCSVCSKGFSAKNNLNIHMIVHTGEKPFVCSVCNKRFPVHANLQRHMCVHTGEKPFICNVCSKAFSEKNKLNIHMVVHTGEKPFSCNVCSKRFARQDCLQRHMCVHTGVKPFVCSVCSKGFLQPALLQSHMCVHTGEKPFSCGVCSKGFVSKKTLNRHMVVHTIEKPFSCGVCSKVFTRRETLQIHMSVHTGEKPYTCSFCSKGFSAKKCLNRHVIIHTGKISSC, via the exons ATGATGAAAGTGGAAGCAGATGAACCTGGAGGGTTCAGCTTGGAGCCACCCAGACCTGCAACATCCACATCAGAACTGGAGGAAAAGACACAAGACAACAAAGACCTCA TCCCTGGGATTTTGGAGATTAAAGAAGAGTTTCCCAATAACATGAACTCCAGTTTGGACCAGCAGAACCCAGAACTTTCTCTCATAAAGGAGGAAGTAGAGGAGGAACAGCGGATCAGTCAGGAGGAAGAGTTGCTTAATGTGAAGattgaagatgaagagaaaccTCAGTTGTCAGAACTTCATCAAATCCAAACTGAAGATGACCTAGAGACAGAAGTTCCAACCAGCAGTTCACCTGAACCTGTTGCAGAGAACTTTAgacgaccagaaccagacagggACCCAGAGCCTGCATGTCCCTCCCAGCAAAGTAACATGGCAGATGGAGAGAAATCATTTGGTTGCAATCTTTGTGGCAAAAGATTCAGACGCAAGCATTCTGTAAAATTACACATGATGACTCACACAGGAAAGAGAGAGCATAGTTGTGATCTTTGTGGTAAAGGATTTGTAGAAAAGCGTTCTCTTCAGACACACATGAATGTccacactggagagaaaccTTTTGCATGTGACGTTTGTTGTAAGAGTTTTAAGTCAAAGCCGAATCTTAGAGTCCACGTACGTATTCACATGAACAAGAAACCCTACACTTGTAGTGTTTGTAGTAAAGGATTTTCAGCGAAAAACAACTTGAACATACACATGATTGTTCACACGGGAGAGAAACCATTTGTTTGTAGTGTTTGTAATAAAAGATTTCCAGTGCACGCTAATCTACAGCGTCACATGTGTGTTCACACGGGAGAGAAACCATTTATTTGCAATGTGTGCAGTAAAGCGTTCTCAGAgaagaacaaattaaacataCATATGGTtgttcacacaggagagaagccATTTAGTTGTAATGTTTGCAGTAAAAGATTTGCCCGACAGGATTGTCTTCAACGTCACATGTGTGTTCACACAGGAGTGAAGCCATTTGTCTGCAGCGTTTGCAGTAAAGGGTTTTTACAACCAGCTCTTCTACAGAGTCACATGTGtgttcacacaggagagaaaccatTTAGTTGTGGTGTTTGTAGTAAAGGATTTGTATCAAAGAAGACTTTAAATAGACACATGGTGGTTCACACAATAGAAAAACCATTTTCTTGTGGTGTTTGTAGTAAAGTATTTACACGACGGGAGACTCTGCAGATTCACATGTCtgttcacacaggagagaagccCTATACTTGTAGTTTTTGCAGTAAAGGTTTTTCAGCAAAAAAGTGTCTAAATAGGCATGTGATTATTCACACTGGAAAAATATCATCTTGCTAG
- the LOC122823667 gene encoding gastrula zinc finger protein XlCGF57.1-like isoform X1 — MTEMMKVEADEPGGFSSDPHIPAASTSEPEEETQDSKDLMFPLHQMLVVKAEVPRDWNSSLDQQDPERPHIKEEEEEQCISHKEMHLTVKSEDEEKTELSERHQIKTEDRRSAEQLETQPEPDWNPDLVRTNQKSKIMIHRRGKRHKLCSKRSPRGHTREKSFGCDVCGKRFKRETNFKLHMGIHNEKIEHICSICSKGFKVKRSLETHMRRHTGEKPFACDVCGRRFHAKSNLTSHLKVHSEEKPFSCDVCGTRFIRNENLKRHMWIHTTEKPFVCSVCSKGFSLQQRLETHMRAHKGEKLFMCSVCSKGFSRHENLKRHMRIHTGERPFICSFCGKGFSLQETLKSHMRVHTGEKPFICSICSQGFSLQQNLKSHMYVHTGEKPFTCSVCSKGFSRQVYLKSHSKVHTAPFSCSDCSKCFMNEIQLQRHVRFHSEERPFSCDVCKSRFNQKIHLESHMRVHSGEKPFVCSVCSKAFSRPGDLNRHMGVHKGCSL; from the exons ATGACTGAGATGATGAAGGTTGAAGCTGATGAACCTGGAGGGTTCAGCTCGGATCCCCACATACCTGCAGCATCCACATCAGAACCGGAGGAGGAAACACAAGACAGCAAAGATCTGA TGTTTCCACTCCATCAGATGTTGGTGGTCAAAGCAGAAGTTCCCCGTGACTGGAACTCCAGTTTGGACCAGCAGGACCCAGAGCGCCCCCAcataaaggaggaagaggaggaacaaTGCATCAGTCATAAGGAAATGCATCTTACTGTGAAGAGCGAAGATGAAGAGAAAACGGAGTTGTCAGAGCGTCATCAGATCAAGACTGAAGACAGGAGGTCAGCTGAACAGCTGGAAACACAACCAGAACCTGATTGGAACCCAGATCTAGTACGTACCAATCAGAAAAGTAAGATAATGATTCATAGAAGAGGTAAAAGACATAAACTGTGTTCCAAACGCTCACCTAGGGGCCACACGAGAGAGAAGTCATTCGGTTGTGATGTCTGTGGCAAAAGATTTAAACGTGAGACTAATTTTAAATTACACATGGGGATTCACAATGAAAAAATAGAACACATCTGCAGTATTTGTAGTAAAGGATTTAAAGTAAAGCGCTCTCTTGAGACGCATATGAGACGGCACACTGGAGAGAAGCCATTTGCGTGTGATGTTTGTGGTAGAAGGTTCCATGCAAAGAGTAATCTCACAAGTCACCTGAAGGTCCACTCAGAAGAAAAACCCTTTTCTTGTGATGTTTGTGGTACGAGGTTTATAAGAAACGAAAATCTCAAGAGGCACATGTGGATCCACACGACAGAGAAACCGTTTGTTTGTAGTGTTTGCAGTAAAGGATTCTCCCTGCAGCAGAGGCTTGAAACTCATATGCGCGCTCACAAGGGAGAGAAACTATTCATGTGTAGTGTTTGTAGTAAAGGATTTTCCCGACATGAGAATCTAAAAAGACACATGCGCATACATACAGGCGAGAGGCCGTTTATCTGCAGTTTTTGCGGTAAAGGATTTTCACTACAAGAGACACTGAAGAGTCACATGCGTGTTCACACCGGGGAGAAACCGTTCATTTGCAGTATTTGCAGTCAAGGATTTTCTCTCCAGCAGAATCTAAAGAGTCACATGTACGTCCATACAGGAGAGAAACCGTTTACTTGTAGTGTTTGTAGTAAAGGATTTTCCCGGCAGGTGTATCTAAAAAGTCATTCAAAGGTCCATACAGCACCGTTTAGCTGTAGTGACTGtagtaaatgttttatgaatgaaataCAGCTACAGCGACACGTGAGGTTCCACTCAGAGGAGAGACCGTTCAGCTGTGATGTCTGTAAAAGCAGATTTAATCAAAAGATTCATCTTGAAAGTCATATGAGAGTCCATTCTGGAGAAAAACCATTTGTTTGCAGTGTTTGCAGTAAAGCGTTTTCCCGACCTGGAGATCTGAACAGACACATGGGTGTTCATAAGGGCTGTAGCTTATGA
- the LOC122823667 gene encoding gastrula zinc finger protein XlCGF57.1-like isoform X2 codes for MLVVKAEVPRDWNSSLDQQDPERPHIKEEEEEQCISHKEMHLTVKSEDEEKTELSERHQIKTEDRRSAEQLETQPEPDWNPDLVRTNQKSKIMIHRRGKRHKLCSKRSPRGHTREKSFGCDVCGKRFKRETNFKLHMGIHNEKIEHICSICSKGFKVKRSLETHMRRHTGEKPFACDVCGRRFHAKSNLTSHLKVHSEEKPFSCDVCGTRFIRNENLKRHMWIHTTEKPFVCSVCSKGFSLQQRLETHMRAHKGEKLFMCSVCSKGFSRHENLKRHMRIHTGERPFICSFCGKGFSLQETLKSHMRVHTGEKPFICSICSQGFSLQQNLKSHMYVHTGEKPFTCSVCSKGFSRQVYLKSHSKVHTAPFSCSDCSKCFMNEIQLQRHVRFHSEERPFSCDVCKSRFNQKIHLESHMRVHSGEKPFVCSVCSKAFSRPGDLNRHMGVHKGCSL; via the coding sequence ATGTTGGTGGTCAAAGCAGAAGTTCCCCGTGACTGGAACTCCAGTTTGGACCAGCAGGACCCAGAGCGCCCCCAcataaaggaggaagaggaggaacaaTGCATCAGTCATAAGGAAATGCATCTTACTGTGAAGAGCGAAGATGAAGAGAAAACGGAGTTGTCAGAGCGTCATCAGATCAAGACTGAAGACAGGAGGTCAGCTGAACAGCTGGAAACACAACCAGAACCTGATTGGAACCCAGATCTAGTACGTACCAATCAGAAAAGTAAGATAATGATTCATAGAAGAGGTAAAAGACATAAACTGTGTTCCAAACGCTCACCTAGGGGCCACACGAGAGAGAAGTCATTCGGTTGTGATGTCTGTGGCAAAAGATTTAAACGTGAGACTAATTTTAAATTACACATGGGGATTCACAATGAAAAAATAGAACACATCTGCAGTATTTGTAGTAAAGGATTTAAAGTAAAGCGCTCTCTTGAGACGCATATGAGACGGCACACTGGAGAGAAGCCATTTGCGTGTGATGTTTGTGGTAGAAGGTTCCATGCAAAGAGTAATCTCACAAGTCACCTGAAGGTCCACTCAGAAGAAAAACCCTTTTCTTGTGATGTTTGTGGTACGAGGTTTATAAGAAACGAAAATCTCAAGAGGCACATGTGGATCCACACGACAGAGAAACCGTTTGTTTGTAGTGTTTGCAGTAAAGGATTCTCCCTGCAGCAGAGGCTTGAAACTCATATGCGCGCTCACAAGGGAGAGAAACTATTCATGTGTAGTGTTTGTAGTAAAGGATTTTCCCGACATGAGAATCTAAAAAGACACATGCGCATACATACAGGCGAGAGGCCGTTTATCTGCAGTTTTTGCGGTAAAGGATTTTCACTACAAGAGACACTGAAGAGTCACATGCGTGTTCACACCGGGGAGAAACCGTTCATTTGCAGTATTTGCAGTCAAGGATTTTCTCTCCAGCAGAATCTAAAGAGTCACATGTACGTCCATACAGGAGAGAAACCGTTTACTTGTAGTGTTTGTAGTAAAGGATTTTCCCGGCAGGTGTATCTAAAAAGTCATTCAAAGGTCCATACAGCACCGTTTAGCTGTAGTGACTGtagtaaatgttttatgaatgaaataCAGCTACAGCGACACGTGAGGTTCCACTCAGAGGAGAGACCGTTCAGCTGTGATGTCTGTAAAAGCAGATTTAATCAAAAGATTCATCTTGAAAGTCATATGAGAGTCCATTCTGGAGAAAAACCATTTGTTTGCAGTGTTTGCAGTAAAGCGTTTTCCCGACCTGGAGATCTGAACAGACACATGGGTGTTCATAAGGGCTGTAGCTTATGA